One window of the Cryptomeria japonica chromosome 7, Sugi_1.0, whole genome shotgun sequence genome contains the following:
- the LOC131054520 gene encoding protein FEZ isoform X2 — MPYVQWSCSTKYSQGSRHEDYLILVWGNGPFHGKSEHIFHEYILVQHLSQKAKMGEKEWYFFSLRDRKYPTGLRTNRATEAGYWKATGKDREIFSARSSALVGMKKTLVFYKGRAPKGEKSNWVMHEYRLEGKFSYHQLPKTSKDEWVVCRIFQKSAGSKKSASSFIRSSYIDVGSPSLPPLSAVNDESGSLESEGSAREPVPCFSTAPYNSSSSSAFRATNSLQHHQQQRTSADSTDMSDIASIIKGSSFMQNLVLNDPRLTMNNSFNPRNNPFPTFLNQRQENPIQPPPPFLFSHLPAALLSSSMPVSYPMDQSQPQMQNNLPGLALPQSALLRALADQYNMDQTLKHCKIEPSFGSQLDKSGKMEHSAGQWVDTQQPDISIENHGIPQPAVASRLSTSINSDMVCNRSYQVDTNSANAPVDLESLWNY; from the exons ATGCCTTATGTTCAATGGTCTTGTAGTACTAAATACTCTCAAGGATCTAGGCATGAAGATTACCTCATTCTAGTGTGGGGGAACGGGCCGTTTCATGGGAAGTCTGAACATATATTCCACGAATATATTCTGGTTCAACATCTTTCAC AAAAAGCAAAAATGGGCGAAAAGGAATGGTACTTCTTCAGTCTCAGAGATCGCAAGTATCCTACTGGACTTCGGACCAACAGAGCTACGGAGGCAGGCTACTGGAAAGCCACAGGCAAGGACCGCGAGATATTCAGTGCAAGATCTTCTGCTCTTGTTGGAATGAAGAAGACACTTGTGTTCTACAAGGGCCGAGCTCCTAAGGGTGAGAAAAGCAACTGGGTTATGCATGAATATCGCCTTGAGGGCAAGTTCTCCTACCATCAACTCCCCAAGACTTCCAAG GATGAGTGGGTGGTGTGTCGTATATTTCAGAAGAGTGCAGGAAGCAAAAAGAGTGCTTCATCGTTCATCAGAAGCTCGTATATTGATGTTGGGTCTCCTTCACTGCCTCCATTATCAGCTGTAAATGATGAGAGTGGATCTCTGGAGAGTGAAGGATCTGCAAGGGAGCCCGTGCCCTGCTTCTCCACTGCACCATATAACAGCAGCAGCAGCAGTGCTTTCAGGGCTACTAATAGCTTGCAGCACCATCAGCAGCAGAGAACATCTGCAGATTCTACAGACATGTCTGATATTGCAAGCATTATCAAGGGCTCATCTTTCATGCAAAACCTAGTTCTCAATGATCCTAGGCTGACCATGAACAATAGCTTCAACCCCAGGAATAACCCATTTCCTACATTCCTTAATCAGAGACAAGAGAACCCAATTCAGCCTCCTCCTCCTTTCCTGTTTTCACATCTCCCTGCTGCTTTATTATCATCTTCCATGCCTGTGAGTTACCCTATGGATCAGAGTCAGCCCCAGATGCAAAACAACCTTCCTGGATTGGCACTGCCTCAAAGTGCTTTACTGAGGGCATTGGCTGATCAGTACAATATGGACCAAACCCTAAAACACTGCAAGATTGAGCCCTCTTTTGGTTCACAGTTAGATAAGTCTGGTAAGATGGAGCATTCTGCAGGCCAGTGGGTTGATACTCAGCAGCCAGATATCAGCATTGAAAACCATGGAATTCCTCAGCCTGCAGTTGCCTCACGCTTAAGCACTAGTATCAACTCTGATATGGTCTGCAATCGATCTTACCAAGTTGACACTAACTCAGCAAATGCTCCAGTCGATTTGGAGAGCCTGTGGAACTATTGA